One genomic segment of Plasmodium vivax chromosome 9, whole genome shotgun sequence includes these proteins:
- a CDS encoding U2 snRNP auxiliary factor, small subunit, putative (encoded by transcript PVX_091600A): MAEHLARIIGTEEDRVNCPFFWKIGACRHGDQCSRSHYKPNSAQTLVIRHMYDNPPMAVAIAEGQMVEDEVLDKAADHFEEFYEEVFEELMKYGEIEDMVVCDNIGDHIIGNVYIKYTHEDYAEKAVKELNGRFYAGKPLQIEYTPVTDFREARCRQFVDGQCRRGGYCNFMHIKHVPRAVKRKLYKRMYKKFPEYKKRRKTKDGSEDGYHDSHRDRGSRDKHRRDKYGDSHHSSRRRNRSRSRSRNRDDADGDSDGASRRHKHPRRENSAERREKIERWNKEREMKNMQRDDDEQDARQEVTVEEQPRGDGPDQS; this comes from the coding sequence ATGGCCGAGCATCTGGCACGGATCATCGGAACGGAAGAGGACAGAGTTAACTGTCCCTTCTTTTGGAAAATAGGCGCGTGCCGCCATGGCGACCAGTGTAGTCGAAGCCACTACAAGCCGAACAGTGCCCAGACGTTAGTCATCCGCCACATGTACGACAACCCCCCAATGGCCGTTGCAATTGCAGAAGGGCAGATGGTGGAGGATGAAGTGCTGGACAAAGCAGCGGACCATTTTGAGGAGTTTTACGAAGAAGTCTTTGAGGAATTAATGAAATATGGCGAAATTGAAGATATGGTTGTGTGTGATAATATAGGAGATCACATCATTGgaaatgtatacataaaatacacacacgAGGATTATGCGGAGAAGGCTGTGAAGGAGTTGAATGGGAGATTCTACGCTGGAAAGCCATTACAAATTGAGTATACCCCTGTGACGGATTTTAGGGAGGCAAGGTGCAGGCAGTTTGTGGATGGGCAGTGCAGACGAGGTGGGTACTGCAACTTTATGCACATCAAACATGTACCCAGGGCTGTCAAGCGGAAGCTATACAAAcgaatgtataaaaaattcccagaatataaaaaaaggaggaaaacgaaagaTGGTTCGGAGGATGGGTATCACGACAGCCACAGGGATAGAGGCAGTAGGGACAAGCATAGGCGTGATAAATACGGGGATAGCCACCACTCCTCTAGACGCAGAAATAGGAGCAGAAGCCGGAGCAGGAATCGTGATGATGCCGATGGGGATAGCGACGGTGCCAGTAGACGACATAAACATCCCAGGCGAGAAAATAGTGCTGAgcgcagggaaaaaattgagagGTGGAATAAGGAGCGAGAAATGAAGAATATGCAAAGGGATGATGATGAGCAGGATGCTCGCCAGGAGGTTACGGTGGAAGAGCAGCCGCGGGGTGACGGCCCAGACCAGTCATag
- a CDS encoding tRNA methyltransferase, putative (encoded by transcript PVX_091590A): protein MGSAEGGDQPGGEAAENSSSGTADGQAKNQTDDRVENQTDHLDEAGTLLACLANAVDQEDVDKVNSRGEKKTKKEKKKEKREYLKEKRKKNRPEEKKKRKEKKKNELLKALNGLNPSERIQFLSERRALQEERKKKRQQFLMKAYNEGYKICYNCSFLNLMGEKEVSSLAKQVFLGYHYMIKEQLPVQFHFTSLTSGDEFHTQLRDKYALGKWRVHIHSEDYWDVFPRDKIVVLSPDAEEELTEVLDDEVYVISALVDRSVSKNLSFYQASLHNLVTKKLPLEKYFKKKKSNVLNVNTVVEILISFLKKKNWMQVFEECVPQKKVLCFCYGSPAEGPRDEAADADEGKKTDELYLEDNGKRYVHQDAS, encoded by the exons ATGGGCAgcgcagaagggggagaccaacctgggggggaagctgcGGAAAATTCATCCAGTGGTACAGCGGACGGCCAAGCAAAAAACCAAACAGACGACCGTGTGGAAAACCAAACTGACCACCTCGACGAAGCGGGCACCCTGCTCGCCTGCCTCGCCAACGCGGTGGACCAGGAGGACGTAGACAAAGTGAAcagcaggggggagaaaaaaaccaaaaaggaaaagaaaaaagaaaaaagggaatacctaaaggaaaagaggaagaagaacagaccagaagaaaaaaaaaaaagaaaagaaaagaaaaaaaatgaacttttGAAAGCATTAAATGGACTGAACCCAAGTGAGAGGATACAGTTTCTAAGCGAAAGGAGAGCTTTACaggaagagagaaaaaaaaagaggcaacaGTTTTTGATGAAGGCCTACAATGAGGGGTATAAAATTTGCTATAACTGcagctttttaaatttgatgGGAGAGAAAGAAGTTTCCAGTTTAGCCAAGCAGGTTTTTCTGGGCTACCACTACATGATCAAGGAGCAGTTGCCTGTGCAGTTTCATTTTACCAGCTTGACGAGCGGCGACGAATTCCACACGCAGCTCAGGGACAAGTATGCGCTGGGGAAGTGGCGCGTGCACATCCACTCGGAGGACTACTGGGATGTCTTCCCGCGGGACAAGATCGTCGTGCTGTCGCCCGACGCGGAGGAG GAACTGACCGAAGTTCTGGACGACGAGGTGTACGTCATTTCCGCGCTGGTCGACCGGAGCGTTTCCAAG AATTTGTCCTTCTACCAGGCGTCCCTCCACAACTTGGTGACGAAGAAGTTACCCTTGGAG aaatattttaagaagaaaaaaagcaacgtGCTGAACGTTAACACCGTGGTGGAGATTTTaataagttttttaaaaaaaaaaaattggatgcAGGTTTTCGAGGAGTGCgtgccacaaaaaaaagtgctctGCTTCTGCTACGGATCCCCAGCGGAGGGACCCAGAGATGAAGCGGCAGACGCggatgaggggaaaaaaacagacgAATTGTATTTAGAGGATAACGGAAAGAGGTACGTCCACCAGGATGCgtcataa
- a CDS encoding hypothetical protein, conserved (encoded by transcript PVX_091585A), producing the protein MLRSLNGKTLLLANVASACIILYALRRYCPEQTNRIFNQIEGVAKWLLKTPQQLLHKWLDEWRKKKKKKIHLPVVDKDVTIPLSDDELNEKFIRACNAVKVHKGQLKFEQWMYLYGLYKQITSGDVSPDAGHLDKPLSGEDSRGVGTPTKRRSEDGSFLMDAKMSAWGHFRGVGERVCKFLYVQFVEEALPQGIEAEGLTVAFDFTKTMSKMKPLAEVLTGVPQGSVNEGDPSRGDGGYPTGGDSADRTGNLSDLLCKNVVQANLQYIKSALKSNPYLVNKRNSDGLCALHYACDRGYLDIVKVLIELGADVNADDSCGDTALHIAAYSGQTEIIKYLTSAGADVNRKNSEGLTFNKILSQEAELY; encoded by the coding sequence ATGCTTCGAAGCCTCAACGGAAAAACGCTGCTGCTCGCGAACGTCGCATCAGCATGCATAATTCTATACGCCCTGCGGAGGTACTGCCCCGAGCAGACGAACAGGATTTTCAACCAAATTGAGGGGGTGGCAAAATGGCTGCTCAAAACGCCGCAACAACTGCTGCACAAATGGCTAGACgagtggaggaaaaaaaaaaaaaaaaaaatacaccttCCCGTAGTGGACAAGGACGTAACCATCCCTTTAAGTGACGACGAGTTGAATGAAAAATTCATTCGGGCGTGCAACGCAGTGAAGGTGCACAAAGGTCAGCTCAAATTTGAGCAGTGGATGTACCTGTATGGCTTGTATAAGCAGATAACCTCTGGGGATGTGAGTCCAGATGCAGGTCATTTAGACAAACCGTTGAGCGGAGAGGACAGCAGGGGTGTAGGAACACCCACGAAGAGGAGAAGTGAAGACGGCAGCTTCCTAATGGATGCCAAAATGAGCGCGTGGGGACATTTCCGCGGAGTTGGGGAAAGGGTGTGCAAGTTTCTCTACGTGCAGTTTGTGGAGGAGGCCCTTCCCCAGGGGATAGAAGCGGAGGGCTTAACTGTGGCATTCGATTTTACCAAGACGATGAGCAAGATGAAGCCGCTGGCGGAGGTGCTCACGGGGGTTCCACAGGGGAGTGTCAATGAGGGTGACCCATCTAGAGGCGATGGGGGCTACCCCACTGGCGGGGACAGCGCCGATCGCACCGGCAACCTGAGTGACCTCCTCTGCAAAAACGTAGTGCAGGCTAACCTGCAGTATATAAAGAGTGCCCTAAAAAGTAACCCCTATTTGGTAAACAAGAGAAACTCAGATGGACTCTGCGCCCTGCATTATGCGTGCGACAGGGGGTACCTAGACATTGTGAAGGTCTTAATTGAGCTCGGCGCGGATGTGAATGCAGACGACTCTTGCGGAGACACTGCCCTGCACATTGCCGCCTATTCAGGTCAGAcggaaattattaaatactTAACCAGCGCGGGCGCTGACGTTAATAGGAAGAACTCCGAGGGGCTCACGTTTAACAAGATACTCAGTCAGGAGGCGGAGCTCTACTAG
- a CDS encoding hypothetical protein, conserved (encoded by transcript PVX_091595A) yields the protein MGDNQNKEKSAPASSPGEEGGGKANKQWENDKNGENSGGVKKGENSGGSKNLSNSDSSRKGKGKKGKKRGASDSIGKRQEQQEAKASIEGIFNNLKAKEKKATKVGSETRSIKKGSEKSGLNAGRVQKKAQRRVGKETPAERARTPDGLPIYSMEELKMGQGGYTKDCPFECSCCF from the exons atgGGAGATAACCAAAATAAGGAGAAGAGTGCCCCCGCTTCGTCCCCAGGCGAAGAAGGTGGCGGCAAAGCGAACAAGCAGTgggaaaatgacaaaaatggggaaaattcCGGAGGcgtcaaaaaaggggaaaattccGGAGGCTCCAAAAATCTGAGCAACTCTGACAGCTcgcgaaaggggaagggcaaaaaaggtaaaaagcGCGGGGCGAGCGACTCAATCGGGAAGAGGCAGGAACAGCAGGAGGCGAAGGCAAGCATCGAGGGCATCTTCAACAACCTGAAGgccaaggagaagaaggccaCAAAAGTTGGCAGCGAGACGAGGTCTATTAAAAAAGGCTCCGAAAAAAGCGGCCTCAACGCCGGTCGGGTCCAGAAGAAGGCGCAGCGGCGGGTGGGCAAGGAGACGCCCGCCGAGCGCGCGCGCACGCCGGATGGGTTGCCCATTTATTCTATGGAGGAGCTCAAGATGG GCCAGGGAGGATACACGAAGGACTGCCCATTCGAATGCAGCTGCTGCTTTTAG